ATGATGAACTACGCTCTCGTATTTCGTCCAGAAGTTCGTCAAGAGTTAGACTCCTATGCAGTTGTTTATCGTGACGTTCGACGAGCAGTGTTGCGCCGCTTCCCCTATGCTGTCTACTATCGGATTATATCCAGCAGAGTAGTTGTGACAGCCGTTTTTCACAGTCGCCGAGATCCAAAAATCTGGCAAGATCGAACTTAATATACGTTGGGCGATCGCAATCAAATATACTCGATCGAAGATGCCCGAAAAGCGATCGCCCCACCTGCATAATCAGCTTAATAATAGTTAGAATCGGCTCTAGGTATTATTTAACCAGAGGGAATTTACCATGAGTAAGAGGAGGCGATCGCAAATTATTATTTTGTGTGTCATTTTCAGCCTAATTATTTGCTTAGTCCCATTTGCGGCTGATGCTCACCCTCTAGCTGTTTCAAAACTCTCTTTATCTTCATTCAATGAATTTTTCCCATCTTTGGCGGTAGCGCCCAGTGTCAGCGCTAGTCCATCACCGCAAACATATAGTTACTGGGATGCAACTTTCATCTTATTGCGAGAAGGGATGGAAGCTTTACTAGTAATTGTAGCTTTGCTAGCCTTTTTGGATAAAAGTGGTAATTCTCAATACAAGCGCTGGATTTGGATAGGTGCAGGTGCTGGATTAATCTTAGCTATTATTACTGGGATTGTCGTCCAATTACTAGTTTCTAATGTTGCTGCCATCTTTACCAATCGAGAAATCATTGAAGGGGTAGTGGGTTTATTTGCGGCGGCGATGCTATTTTACGTTAGCTACTGGCTGCATAGTAAATCTTCTTTAGGGGCATGGCAAGGTTATATTAAAGGAAAGATGGACTCAGCTATAGCTAAAAATAGCGTTTATTCTCTAGCTATCCTCTCATTTTTAGCAGTATTTAGAGAAGGTGCAGAAACAGTCCTATTTTACCTAGGAATTGCCCCAGCAATTGGGACTCAATCTTTACTGATTGGGTTGGGGATAGGAACTGTGATGCTAATTGCGATCGCCTTTCTCATGTTAGGTTTAGGATTGCGTCTCCCCATCAAACCCTTTTTCATATTTGCTAGTCTCCTCATTTACTACCTCGGCTTCAAGTTTATCGGTTCTAGCATTCACGCCTTACAGGTAGCTGGAATCATCCCCACAGATTTAATTGACTTTATCCCCAAATTTAAACCCCTAGGATTGTATCCTTCCTGGGAAACCATTATTCCTCAAGCGATCGTTTTAGTAGTTGCGATCGCAGTGGTTGTCAAAACTAGCCTTGGGGGATCAGAACCAGAATCTAGAAGCTAAGTCCCCCAATTAGCAAATTTCCCCAATATCAAGGGTTTTTAAATTCCCCCTTTCAACAATCCGACTTCTGACTTTGTTTAACCCTTTACCCAGAGTGAAAAACTAGCGTTAATACTCGATCGCAACCACTCTCGCCCAATTAAGATAGCTCAGAGGCAATATTTCAGATCGCTCAGTAAGCATAAATATCAACCCTAGGATAGATGGTTCAGAATCTATAGATATTAGATAGTGAGCAAGACCTAAAATAGTTTATTCCCAATGGTACACATAACATAAGCCTGATGGAGCAAAACTCTGATGATACTTGCTACCCAAAACTCACCAGATTGGAAAACTATCGCTCAGCAATTAGTGGCGGTAGTCGGCAAAAATGGAGTAGTGCAACGGCGAGAAGAACTAATTACCTATGAATGTGATGGTTTAACTAGTTATCGGACTCGTCCAGCTTTAGTAGTATTACCTAGAACTACTGAAGAAGTGGTAGAAATAGTCAAGTTCTGCGATCGCCATTCCCTTTTCTGGGTGGCTCGTGGTGCGGGAACAGGCTTATCTGGCGGTGCTTTACCTGTAGAAAATTGTGTCTTGATCGTCACCGCTTTGATGAACAAAATTTTAAAGGTTGATTTAGAAAATCAACAAGTAGTGGTTCAACCAGGAGTAATTAATAACTGGGTGACTCAGGCTGTCAGTGGTGCAGGGTTTTATTATGCCCCAGATCCTTCTAGTCAAATCATTTGCTCCATCGGCGGTAATGTCGCGGAAAATTCTGGTGGGGTGCATTGTCTAAAATACGGGGTGACGACTAACCACGTTTTGGGACTAAAAATTGTGACTCCAGATGGCTCTACCGTTGACCTTGGAGGCGAAATTTCGGAAATCCCAGGTTACGATCTGACCGGATTATTTGTCGGTTCTGAAGGCACATTAGGCATTGCCACGGAAATTACCCTGAAAATCCTCAAAACTCCTGAATCTATCTGCGTCCTCCTGGCTGACTTTAACACAGTAGAAGAAGCTGGAGCCGCCGTATCTGGAATTATCAGTGCTGGGATTATTCCGGCGGGGATGGAAATGATGGATAAATTAAGCATCAACGCCGTTGAAGATGTAGTTGCTACTGGATGCTATCCCAGAGATGCAGAAGCAATTTTGTTAGTAGAACTAGATGGCTTAGCTGTAGAAGTAGCGACTAATAAAACCAAGGTTGCCGAAATTTGCCGAGAAAATGGCGCTAGATCCATCACTACAGCTAATGACTTAGAAACCCGTATGAAACTGTGGAAAGGCAGAAAAGCCGCCTTTGCAGCGATGGGTAAACGTAGTCCCGATTATTATGTCCAAGATGGAGTCATTCCTCGCACCAAGTTACCAGGAGTGCTGCAAGAAATCGCTAATCTAGGTGAAAAATACGGTTATTTTGTGGCTAATGTCTTCCATGCTGGAGATGGAAATCTACATCCCTTGATTCTTTACGATAACTCCATACCTGGAGCTTTAGAACAAGTGGAAGAATTGGGGGGAGAAATCCTCAAACTGTGTGTTAAAGTTGGCGGCAGTATTTCCGGTGAACATGGAATCGGTGCTGATAAGCGTTGTTATATGCCCCAAATGTTTACAGAAACAGACCTAGAAACCATGCAATGGATTAATGAGGCTTTTAATCCCAAAGGATTAGCTAATCCTGGTAAAATTTTCCCTTCTCCACGCACTTGTGGAGAGTCAGCTAAAGTCAACCTCCCAGAAAAATTTCCTGATGTGGAAGTATTTTAACTCCAATCTCTATGCTAGTTATCGGTGCCAATTTTCAGTGGCTATGAATCGTTGTGAATCTGCTCAACCTGAAACAGTGGCTTAGTTCAGCCTAGCCTTCTCAAAGTTGCACACCCCTTACCCTTGTCAAAAAGTACTCATTCTTAGAGTCCAGCGCTCCCCAAGTAAACCAGAAGCGGAATGCAAGCTCCAAAAGTCAGAAAAACTCCTAAGTCCTGACTAAACTCTCAGCAAGATACAGTCAACAATACTGTCCTTAAGCATCTCCAACTTTCGCTGACTTATATCTTAGAAGCGATCGATAGTTTTCTTGCCTTTGGATTGACTTTTAGTAAGTTTAGTGGTTTTAATTTGATACATACAATTTCAGTTTTTTATTGATGGTCTTAATTGGCAATCTCACTTGGTCAAGATGCTCACAATCCTCTAAGCTTAAAGCTTTGATTGATGGGATAAGTTTTAACTATTTCCTTGTAAGAGCTTGGGTTTTCGGTGAACAAACGAAGCATTTCTATGGCTCTGTAAATATTACTAATAAATTGAAAGGCACTAATTTATGATTCCGTATTTTTACTATGTCACCAGATCAAGGTAATTTATTAACCTATAGTATCCGAATTTAAAAATCTATCCTTCATCAAACTTCTACAAAAGGAAAATTATTACATGTATTATATGTCAAAGAAAAAAATACTGAAATTTATAACTGTTCTAACGATGACAGTTTTGTTATTATTTGGTTATTCAGTCGTTAATGCCTCTGGTCAAATACCTCCAGCACAATTACCAACTGGCTCCCTAGGCTCTAATACGGTAGATATTAGAACCACAACCGAATCGGCTACTCCTAACACTCATGGAGCTTTCCGAGCTAGATGCTTTTATTCTCATATGAATTATGATGACCCTATTGTTTTTCCTAATCAAATAGGTGCTTCTCATTTACATACTTTTTTTGGTAATACCAAAACTAACGCCAATTCAACTTATCAATCCTTAACCACATCAGGCAACTCTACCTGTGAAGGTGGTATTGCCAACCGTTCTGCATACTGGGTACCTACTGTTATGACAGCTACAGGAAATCCCGTTCCTCCCAGTTTTTTACTTGTTTATTATAAATCATTTACCACCAGCACTGTCAAGAATATTCCCAATGCTCTGAGGATGGTGGCTGGCAGTAGCAAGGCTCAAAACGCACAAGATCCAAAGGTGACTTTTTGGGAATGCCGCAATCCATCAAATGTTGTGGTAGGAACAGGAGCCAGCATTCCTAATTGTCCCAAAAATAGTACTTTAAAGCTGAGGGTAAATTTCCCCATCTGTTGGGACGGATTTAATTTAGATTCAACAGACCACAAAAGCCACGTCTCTTACGGAGTAAAAGGAAAATGCCCCCTTTCACATCCCGTTAATATCCCTAATGTTGGTTTTTTAGTACAGTGGAATGTCACAACTAACTCAACGACAGGATGGCGTTTGTCGTCTGATATGTACGATCAAAGTATACCTGGTGGTTACTCGGCTCATGCTGACTGGTTTGAAGGTTGGAAGCCAGAAATACGAACTACTTGGTTTGAAAATTGTTTGCGAGGAAGTAAGGATTGTCATGTAGGTTTATTAGATGATGGAGAGATTCTATATAACAGAGTTGTTCCCACCAGACGCTAAGCTATTGTGCATTTAAATTTGATCTGGGTATGGCTCCAGGAGTAGAGGAGAGGGTTTGATAGCTGTGTTCCAAATATCTTTCATACCCAATGTAGATGCTGATTAGCTTAGTGGCTCAACTCGATGACAACTTGGTTCAGTACGTGGTAGTTTCTACTAACTGTCTAATCACCCCTGTAATTATTGCTCTAGTAGATCTCCCTATCGCCTAAATCAATTAAAGTGGAAGGTGGAAAAAAGAATACCTAGAACTTGAGGGCAACCCAAGGGGGAAGAAGCACATGCACCTTAGTGAAATCACACATCCCAACCAGTTGCACGGTCTTTCGATCCGCCAGCTAGAGCAAATAGCTAGACAAATCCGCGAAAAGCATTTGCAAACAGTAGCTACTAGTGGCGGTCATTTAGGGCCGGGACTGGGTGTAGTTGAACTCACACTGGCACTTTATCAAACGTTAGATTTGGATCGAGATAAGGTGATTTGGGACGTGGGTCACCAAGCTTATCCCCATAAGTTAATTACAGGCAGATACGATCGCTTTAACACTCTGCGCCAGAAAAATGGCGTAGCGGGCTACCTAAAAAGGTGTGAAAGTAAGTTCGATCATTTTGGGGCTGGACACGCTTCTACCAGTATTTCTGCGGGACTGGGCATGGCTTTAGCCCGCGACCTCAAGGGGGATAATTTTAAAGTAGTAGCAGTAATCGGAG
The Merismopedia glauca CCAP 1448/3 genome window above contains:
- a CDS encoding FTR1 family iron permease, coding for MSKRRRSQIIILCVIFSLIICLVPFAADAHPLAVSKLSLSSFNEFFPSLAVAPSVSASPSPQTYSYWDATFILLREGMEALLVIVALLAFLDKSGNSQYKRWIWIGAGAGLILAIITGIVVQLLVSNVAAIFTNREIIEGVVGLFAAAMLFYVSYWLHSKSSLGAWQGYIKGKMDSAIAKNSVYSLAILSFLAVFREGAETVLFYLGIAPAIGTQSLLIGLGIGTVMLIAIAFLMLGLGLRLPIKPFFIFASLLIYYLGFKFIGSSIHALQVAGIIPTDLIDFIPKFKPLGLYPSWETIIPQAIVLVVAIAVVVKTSLGGSEPESRS
- a CDS encoding DUF1996 domain-containing protein: MTVLLLFGYSVVNASGQIPPAQLPTGSLGSNTVDIRTTTESATPNTHGAFRARCFYSHMNYDDPIVFPNQIGASHLHTFFGNTKTNANSTYQSLTTSGNSTCEGGIANRSAYWVPTVMTATGNPVPPSFLLVYYKSFTTSTVKNIPNALRMVAGSSKAQNAQDPKVTFWECRNPSNVVVGTGASIPNCPKNSTLKLRVNFPICWDGFNLDSTDHKSHVSYGVKGKCPLSHPVNIPNVGFLVQWNVTTNSTTGWRLSSDMYDQSIPGGYSAHADWFEGWKPEIRTTWFENCLRGSKDCHVGLLDDGEILYNRVVPTRR
- the glcD gene encoding glycolate oxidase subunit GlcD, translating into MILATQNSPDWKTIAQQLVAVVGKNGVVQRREELITYECDGLTSYRTRPALVVLPRTTEEVVEIVKFCDRHSLFWVARGAGTGLSGGALPVENCVLIVTALMNKILKVDLENQQVVVQPGVINNWVTQAVSGAGFYYAPDPSSQIICSIGGNVAENSGGVHCLKYGVTTNHVLGLKIVTPDGSTVDLGGEISEIPGYDLTGLFVGSEGTLGIATEITLKILKTPESICVLLADFNTVEEAGAAVSGIISAGIIPAGMEMMDKLSINAVEDVVATGCYPRDAEAILLVELDGLAVEVATNKTKVAEICRENGARSITTANDLETRMKLWKGRKAAFAAMGKRSPDYYVQDGVIPRTKLPGVLQEIANLGEKYGYFVANVFHAGDGNLHPLILYDNSIPGALEQVEELGGEILKLCVKVGGSISGEHGIGADKRCYMPQMFTETDLETMQWINEAFNPKGLANPGKIFPSPRTCGESAKVNLPEKFPDVEVF